A single region of the Branchiostoma lanceolatum isolate klBraLanc5 chromosome 1, klBraLanc5.hap2, whole genome shotgun sequence genome encodes:
- the LOC136447230 gene encoding uncharacterized protein — protein sequence MSAGVNVGRLGGGSKEQPLRTDWSSVGVSPYNSISNAEQQPRQTLSSSSDLELRTPTSLTQEELQAAAAPWLPGQLSDDGKDLNFLTENDTNFMLRWAEGLLTETQQQQSDAHLMTGVNNGTLGEAKNGVHQRGCLPVYTPACGVTQCQETPTNSQYLGDPCLPRSATKAPNKRAFPPSQKCASLACATAPDVQWYKCCTGSSPNDIVAQYASGRTVNVVQFDGVLLSFDDTQAVQVLSSQNTGDVSVTTPDKRPTCRRQLWPEEQQKTKSHDITEGAPWYFNFSQKIPVGTSRRPGDCTADRSEASTPPPHGRQQQATPRANKAKRRHLDKSRVNRTYKGSGLQA from the exons ATGAGTGCAGGAGTGAACGTTGGACGATTGGGTGGTGGGAGTAAGGAACAGCCACTGCGAACAGACTGGTCCTCGGTTGGAGTTAGTCCCTACAACAGTATCAGTAACGCTGAGCAACAGCCGAGACAAacgctgtcatcatcatcagatttGGAACTCAGGACTCCAACTTCTCTCACTCAAGAGGAGCTACAGGCTGCGGCCGCGCCATGGCTTCCCGGGCAGCTTTCAGACGACGGGAAGGATCTCAACTTCCTGACCGAGAACGACACAAACTTCATGTTACGTTGGGCGGAGGGTCttctcacagaaacacagcaacAGCAGTCTGACGCACATTTGATGACGGGTGTTAACAACGGGACATTGGGAGAGGCTAAGAATGGAGTTCATCAACGTGGTTGTTTGCCAGTTTACACACCAGCGTGCGGTGTGACACAGTGCCAGGAAACCCCCACCAACAGCCAATACCTGGGCGATCCGTGTCTGCCACGCAGTGCGACCAAAGCGCCCAACAAGCGGGCCTTCCCGCCATCACAAAAGTGCGCTTCTCTCGCCTGTGCGACGGCCCCGGATGTGCAGTGGTACAAATGTTGTACGGGTTCATCTCCAAATGATATTGTCGCACAGTACGCATCTGGTAGAACTGTGAACGTCGTGCAATTTGACGGAGTCTTGCTCAGCTTCGACGACACACAGGCCGTGCAGGTTCTATCCAGTCAGAACACGGGTGATGTAAGTGTAACAACGCCCGACAAGCGTCCCACATGCCGCCGTCAACTGTGGCCCGAAGAGCAGCAGAAAACTAAATCTCACGACATTACAGAAGGGGCTCCGTGGTACTTCAACTTTTCACAGAAAATTCCAG TTGGTACATCGAGGCGTCCAGGAGATTGTACAGCAGACAGAAGTGAGGCCTCCACTCCCCCGCCACACGGGAGGCAGCAACAGGCGACACCCAGGGCCAACAAGGCCAAGCGGCGTCATCTCGACAAGTCTAGGGTCAACAGAACCTACAAAGGTTCAGGACTACAGGCCTGA